The genomic region GGAAAGATGATTCTTACTTCCTGACAGAATTCAACAATACTTCAAAAGTTTCATGTGAGCCAGAAGGGAACTAAGTATTTTTCATAAGAGCCTTCACTAGGGCACTAATAAGgtaaactattttttaaactaGATATCAATAATTTAAGAACAGCATATTCAATAAAAGTCACAGAAGATCATTTGTCTCTTTAAATTCCAAGCACTAGAATTTGTATTGCCACAAATCCCACAAGCCATGTTACTCTCAGGAAAGGAACCTGTGGCTTGTTGGAGTCATGTGTGCAGAGCAGTCCTCCCAAATGCACATTCCTGAGAAATGCAGTCCTGGAATGGCCAGTGTCTGCACAAGAGGCACACTGACACCTTACCTTTTCCCTCAGAAGATTGTTAACCACTTGTACAgcatccctgcaagtgtcccttgcagctgtgctgcaggacaggatTGACTCAACAGACCCAGCAAACACAAAGAAACCCCTCCATGGCATGGACCAGAGCCTGTATTTTGTAACACTAAACTGAGCTCATGCTAAGTCCAGCTCCAGGCCTGACCACCTGGACTTCAGTTTTgacacagcattttaaaacagaatacTTTCTATCTCAGCTTCCCTGGCTCTCTATGTAACGGCAGCCCATCCTGGGAAGTTTCTGTTTCTAggctttgtgggttttattCTCTCTTTATATGCATTActttcattctcttttcccttttaagaTGGGCTAACATATCTTTTGCTCTTCACTTGGTTCCCATCAACAATATCAGAAAATATACCATACATCCTATATGCCACCACAAGGTGATATAGGTAAAATGTTGCAGATCATTCCCAGCTGGCaattctataaaataaaaaatgtgggATGTTGTAATCTGGGAGTAGAATAAAGTCTTCAATATTTCTCAATAAGTGGGGGTATCAGACCTGCTGACCTGTGATGCTTTTCATTGAGAAATCCCCCTTTGGCTTTTCCACAGACTGTGCCCTACTTCATAGAGCAGAATTGTTTCTTTGGTGACTCTCAGGTAGGTTGTGTTTACTAACAAGTACTTACTCCATTAACTTTCCCAGGCAAGGCAGCATATCATTAGCACCCACGTTTCAAAGAATTTGCGGCATCAAGAAGCCAGGCCAGTTTCAGTGAATATCAAGCCCCCCAGGCTGACTTCAATTAATTGGGTGGTTAGGCAGGGGTTTCTAATGTATTGGGTTCACAGAGTTATGGAGGTGGCTTGGAAATAGTAAGAATTAGTGTTAGCACCCTCTCTTGACTCGAAGTTTAAACAATGTTTTCAAACTTAATTTAGATCCTGAGAATCCCTACAGAAGCTGGGTAATTCGGAGCAAACTCTTTTTTGTATATTGTGGGGTTCACACCTTTCAAATAACTTCTGGTTTTATTCTAAGATTATCTAACAAAGAAGGATTGTCCCGGGCAATCAGCAATTCAGAAAACAAGCAACTGGTGTGGAACCAGCGACCAAAACAGCTTTTGTACTaccctcagcagcagagatCATATTCACAGCTATAAAGTTTTGAGAAAGATAGatccttcctcctttttatcccaaaataTAGTAGTTACAGCACTTAGTAAGACAGGTAGCAGTACAGATAAAGATCTGCCACAGCCTCGGGGAACAAGAATAACCAAGTTCATCATAAATATTCTAATAACAGGTTAGATGCCTCTTTACCTCACCAGATCCATGGTGCAATTCGGTCTTTCAGAATTCATGCAACGGTGCTATTTATCATGGAAAAACTCCACTCCTTAAATACTGCCAAACAAGCAGCACCTAAACATGCTGTCCTATGAATGCAGATCTCACACAGAACTCTACTGCTGCTCCTTTTATTGGCACAAGCTTCTGGCAGTGAATCAGCAGGAGACTGACCAGGAACTGCAGCAGAAGGGGCAAGCACAGGAGCCAAACCAGAGGTGAGTTTGTTCCTATGCATCCATGCTGTCTTTCTCCCTTGCCTGTCTCCATGCAGATGTGCTGTCCTGGTTCTGTGCAGCTGGTTCTCAGAGCAGCCAGCCTGCCATCCCTCCTGACTGCTGTGCATCAAAGGGCAGGTGTGCCagagggggagaggaaaaggcctTTGGCCCATGCAGATGGGAAAAAGGAGTAAATgatggtttcttttcttctccttgtcttttttccccctagggATGTTACTGTGGATGCATGGAAATCTCAGCCTTGAAAACATGtacataaattaaataaatcttaTAGATGCAAAAGCATTTGAGTTTTCCCTGTAAGTTAACCCAGAGATTCCGACACCTGCTAGCCTCTGGTGTCTCTCTGTCCCATTAATAGTCTATGTGAAAGCCATAGAAGTCTCTCAAGAGTACACTGATGAATTTCTAGAAGGTTTaaggtttgttttcattaatatcAAAACCCTccagaaatgacatttttgaaTGTATCTTTCAGGCATCTTCctctaccttttttttctttttaaaagatttcaGTTATTTCCAGTTTGCCATGGTAAATATCACTCTTTGGCATTGTTTTGTTGCATAAAAAGACTAGATTATTGTTCAAAGCCCCTATGACTTGGTCATTGAAATTAATGAGACAGCTGTGTGCCAGGCCTTGCAGTTGATTGGTGCATTATGTCTGATTTACAAAGCTTTCATATTCAGTACAGTACAGAGAAATTTGCACACCATAAAAAAGGTGATAATTTAGCTACCGCATAGATTCATCTTTAGTAGAAACTGTGACTTACGCGGaacttttcagtttttttcccaaacaatGCTCCACATGCAGAAAAAGAGGAATGTGGTTTTTACTTTTGTTCGAACTAAATAAAATAGCAGAAAGCAGTGGAATATTTACTCTGAAACTGTGCTTCCAGAGCACACAGGTAGGAGGACTTCTGTTGTATTGACAGAAGAATTGGAGTGTTCTCCTACAAAGTGGATAGGCCACAATGAGTTTGgatttcaatattaaaaatataatattacaCTGTATATATATTctaataatatataattatatataactTTTATATTATATCTACCCATCTGTCTATAATATTCCAATTCTGGCTTAATCCAAATGTTGTTGTCTCTCAAGGGATACAAtagatttaatgaaaaatgaagataattGACAACCCACTCACTCCCTCCCTCCTAAAGAAATTCAgaggaaacaaataaaagaaattttaccTGTCCTTTCCAAACTCCAAAACCTTAATGATCTTCCCCATGGTGATTCAGATAAAACACTCTGGGTTTATGACCTGTTCCATCCATGCTAATTAAAAGGTGGCTACAACCAAAAAGCAGGGCATTAAATACACAGAGAGCACTACAATTTCTGCTCAGACAAGCTTTACTGTGAGCACCACACAATGCCTAAAATCCAGGAAGATTCAGCCTTTTCTCCAAGAAAGACAGATTTACAATAGAAAAGGCCATATGTAGAGAGAAAGGAAGGTACTCATCACAAACTAGCATCAATGTCATACAAACACAGGCCCCCAGGTTGGTTCCTTCTCATCCTGGAGCCTTTGACTCATTTGTAATCCATATTAAACAGGAAAATCTGTAGACAATCCTTCCTTTACACAGGTACTTATTCTGTCAGCCCCTGGGGAACAGACCTTGGGCAACCTCAGGAGACTCCGCTCTTGGGTCCTCCTGTGGAATTTCACACCACACTCTTTCTAATGAACAAAGAGCACGTGCTCTTCCACACAGCCCCAAGATGTggtgcctgctcctgctgctctgctcccagggaattGCCTTTTCAGCAGGATTCACAGCAGCCTCCACTGCAGGTGTTGACACAAGCCACTGCAAGCGCCGCAACCCGGAATGCTTCATGAATGTTGTAAGTTGGGTcaccttctttcctttctttctaaaGCATCTCTCCCACTACCACCACCACTGACTAACAGTGCCTATCAGGAGGCTAAAGTCAGTTCCCTTCAAAGGGGTTCCTCCAGCACCACAGACCTAGAGGAAATGTTGATGCTCCTAGCCAAACAGTCTGAGCTAGAGAGAAGAATTCCTTTGCACTGGAAACAAAGGCTGGCTTCTAGTCTCAAGGCCTGATCTTCTGCAACAACCTCTTTGCCTAGTACAGTGGAAAGGGTGCTTATACTCCTCCTTCAAACAACAGAttctcaaaacaaaacccttgCACTAAATGAAAGATTTCCTCACTGTGGCAGCAGTGTAATAGGTGGTGCTGTGAGTCTGAAATAAGAGATCCACCCTCCGTGGCTTGCTTAACCTCATTTTGGCAAGGATTCACTGTGGATCAGACAGAGATACTGCTGCATGTTTACTGACTGGAAAGGTACAACCTTGTTGTGGGGAGAGTGGGAGCTTCAGACAAGGTTCATTAGAGAAGCCCTCCTGTTGAGTTGTGAGGTGCTGAAGGGACCCCCTTTGATTTCTAAACTCCTTCTCAAAGAGGAGCTTGGGTGCAGCTGAATCCAGTCTCAGCCTCTGACTCTCACTGCTGAAGGCTAAGGAATTATAAAGGTGTGATTGAACCATTCTACAACTTTGTCCTGCAGGACTAACCATGGCAAAccagatatatttatataaaatagaatGATCTATTATAATTAATGATTAGACAAAAATAACCTAATCAGAATTTTTTACTATACAGAAAAGTAGCTAAAAGTATTGGTATAAGGTAATATAGCACAGTGCATTATATCAAAGCAATCATATAAAAGCAATTGTATTCAAGCtagcaaaaagaaacaattattaAAGTTGAGATTGATGTAACTCACCCTCACCCATACCAACAACTGTGGACAAAATCTCTTTTGCTCAGCCTCTAGGAGTAACTTTGAGGGGCATCCCAACCCAAAGGAGAAATCTTCATACAAACTCCAGGAAGGGATATATTAGGAGAACTTAATCATATGAAAGTGGACTGGGCAGTGAAAGTATAAAGTGATTGACTACCAACCTTCTGCCTGCAGGTTGGCTTAGCAGTTTATCTTTACCAGCTCTTTATCTCATTATCGGGATGCTAATTTGGGGTTGATGTGTCAGACCTGTTTTAGCATAATTCAACACCAACAGGAATACATGATGCTCTTTCTCAGCCTACCACTGATAGTTTGCAAAACAGGACATTATTTGAGTGGTTTGACCACATTCCAAGGCAGAATATCATCATACAGACCAGTGTCACCCTTGCAAAACAGGATAAACTATCTCCCAAAATGTTAGTCACTCACTTTGCCCCGTAATAGGAAATCAAATTCCAGACAACTACCATCTAAGCAGGTCTGATGAAGACTTTACTGCATCCTGATACTCTTATAAATCTGTGTAGTGTTTGAGTGCCACAGCTACAGCAAATTACTGCGGCAAATTACTACCATTTGGCATTAAGTAGATATTAGGCATTAAGTAGAGTACACAAACCACTCCACAGAAACCCATCCCAACTCCTCTAGCTGCTGTTTGCATCCTCCAGCCTCCATGGCTACAGCATAGCAGCTAGAGGATCATCCACGAAAAAGAGAGACCTGGGGTttgctttcctgcaggaatcCCTGTCCCTCCCTACCAGTACAACACAGAGCAGTAGAGAAAGGCTAGCAATATGCTACCACATTTATCTCCCTGGCATGTTCTTGGCTAGCTTCACATTCCTGGGCAGAAGCAGCCTCCAAACGGTTCTTACACCAATATCTTCACTGTAAATGCATGATAACAAATTCTCCTTTGGCTTCCCACAGAGTGAAATTATCAGATATCATGGATTCCCCAGCGAGGAATATGAAGTTCCAACAGAGGATGGATACATTCTTGGTGTTTTCAGAATTCCTTCTGGAAGGAACAGCCACAATGCAGGTATGACATATAGGACATAAGGACAGTCTGAGAGCCAACTCTCACATGGATTCCCCATCCTTCCCCTTTGCAAATGCAAAGTTCCACACCTTTCCATCTCACCAAGGGTACCCAGTCATTCAGCCTAGAATGGGGCCTGAATTCTGTATATTGGTTAAAACACTCCAGCAAAACCAAATTCTGCGCCCCAGATTTAAGTACACATTACTTATTACTATTTCAGCTTAAGAAAATCTCTTCTGTTGTAGGAAAGAAGCCTGCAGTCTTGCTACATCATGGTTTTTTATCAGATTCTATTCACTGGATTGCCAACCTGCCCAACAACAGCTTGGGCTTCATCCTTGCAGATGCTGGCTATGATGTCTGGTTGGGAAACAGCCGAGGAGACACCTGGTCTTTAAAACATAAGACCCTTAAGCCCTGCCAGAAAGAGTTCTGGCAGTTCAGGTACTCTTTGGAGAAAGAATTTCTGAAGAAAGCAACTGTCAGAGAACTAGCAAGATTAGGCAGTTGCTATTAGAATGCACAACCTTTCCCCTTCTGGctagatgaaaaaaattcccttctaAATTATATGAAAACATGACATGTTTTCATATAATCCGACTTCAAGTAGGACATGCAACATTTAAGGAGACTAGACAAACTCTTTTCCAGAGATGCAGCCACTCCTGGGCATATGAGGGAGGTTATAAGAAGGAATTGGCTGCATGAGCTGAATTGGCTCTTCTGGAATCAGCACACACAGAAGCAAAGCTGGAAGTACCTAGGTCACCTTTGCTGGTTTCTGTGGGAAAAGGTTTCCAAAACTGTGAGGTATCTGTCACCTTGAAGTCTCCCACCAGACACCATGTTCCAAGTGCAGAAAGGACAGGAGACTGCTCAGCTCAGCCTAGAAATCTGATCTACCACAACTGATGTTatctgagagaaaaatatttcttgtaaCCCCTGCAGGTGAAAGCCCTGATTAAATTCAGTTCCCCAAGGGCTGCAGCTGTCAGGTGAAACTGGCACCTCatgcacacagagcccagggcatcaggcagccaggctgcacagctgcacccTCTGCCCACCTCCCCAGCTCAGGCGAGGATGCAGGCACAGTGTGCAACCTCCTCCTCCAATGGCTCCTGCTCGGTGCAATGAACAAAACTGACAGTCAGTAACTCACACTGTGATAGTCAAATTGTCTGCCagctttttgtgtttctctcCACAGCTTCGATGAGATAGGTAAATATGAcattccagcagagctgaactTCATCATGAATAAAACTGGACAGAAGGATGTTTACTATATTGGTCACTCTGAAGGGTCAGCTGCAGGTAATGTTAGAACAGTCAGTGTTAGTGTTTATGATTTATAGATAAGGTCTGTGAGCAGACTCTGGGGTTTATGTCACAGTGTACCATTGTCCTTTTACAAAAACAAACTCAGAAATagaggagaaaatggggggAGTGGcattattagaaaattattttcctttcttcccatATGTGCATTCTAAGAGTCTTTTTACAGAATTAACAGTTCAGACAAAACCACCACCTTCTTTGTCTTCAGATAATTATGTCAGCCAGTCAAATCCATCAGTGGAGAAATGTAAACACATTCAGAAAACAGGATGGAACAAACCTTTTTTGCTTTAATGTCTTCCTTATACTCTTCCTTTATGTGTGAATTCACTTTCATGCAAGTATGTGCttaattacaaggaaaaaaattattcttaatcttcagataatttttgttttgctgaatgGCAGCATACACATGTACAGTCTTTTAGAGACTGCAAGCTGagaaactttttattttgaatttaggGAACTTTAGAgagaatttaaatttcaaaaatctaaTTAATATACCTTTTCAACCAAAACTGGCCTTAACACAAAATTATCAGTTCTGACAAAAGCAGTATCAGGACTGCTCTAATGAGCTTGTATCCTTAGAATGAACTTTATCTTCCAAATAAAGGTTTTAAGCAAGAATCAAGCATTCTCTTTaggtctgcagcacagaaatagaaaacagcCAATTGGAAGCTAACCTAGTCTCATTGCTTTGTTGCctactgcttttttatttatttggtctGTGGACATCTCTTAATCAATTTGACTTCTTTTTCTGAGTTTGCAGGCTTCATAGCACTTTCTACTTATCCTGATATGCCTCAGAAGATTAAAGCATTTTTTGCTTTGGCACCAGTGACCACCATCACACATTCTACCAGTCCTCTGATAACAATTGCACTGCTTCCCCAGCCACTGATCAGGGTAAGGAATTTCTCCTTCTAAAGAGAAAGACATAATTGTCTGCTTTGTCTCTACTGGACTCACTCAACCTGAACTTTTAAGGGGTGCTCAGTTAGAATTGAATTCTGCATATCAGACTTCAGACTTTCCAAAGAGCTAAACTGCAAGGTTTCACATGGTATGGCTTTTGCAATTTCTTTAAGGTAGCAGGCATACCTTCACCATTATTTATTTAagtcaaatatttctgaataaaacttttaaataccagaacaaaagaaatctAATATAGTCTACTAAATCTAGCCTTAAGCACTAATAAAAACcacaagtaaaatatttcacatcttAATTTTATCAGACATGCAGATAATTTATGCTTGTAAAGTATTTACTTTACAAGTGATAAATTAAACACCAGAAGGTGTCAACTTAACAGAATTTCCTGGGAATGTGGAAATCATGCATGCTATACTTTATGTCAAACCACAGAAGCACATCTCTTTCTGTCCAAGCTGCACCCATGATGTGACTACAGATCATTCAGCTCTACACCCTTCCCATTTGTCTCATTAGTCTGATCCCTCTTTACTTAGGAGTGGCACTCACAGCACAGTTTGCACCTGCCAGGAAAAGGTATTAGGGCAAAAAGGGACTTCCTATATTCTGCAGCCATCAGTGCAGCCAGCACTCTTTCTCACTAAAAACAGATGGATAGTGACCTCCAGCATTTGTGTCAAGGAGAAGGAGGAACATGTGCTCTGTCCTTGGGAAGAACACTCTGTAAAGGATAGTGGGATGGCAAGCAGTTTCAGCAATCTTGCCTCTTGTGAAGAGGCAAGGCTATTAAAGAAGAGAGAGTGACTTAAAGAAGAGGGAGTTTTCTGCATGAAATAATCTTGCAACAGCTAAGAAAAGTTTTGCACTTTTCCTCCCCTCAGTTACTACTTGGCTGCAAAGGAGCTCTTCAATACAATGAGCTGATGAAAGGACCTGTAACACGGTTCTGTGCATGTCTGGGGAAAGTTTGTGGCAATATCTTCTGCTACCTGGTCGGGGGCATGATACAAAATATGAACACGGTAAGCACCTCCCAGAAAAGCTTCGTACAAGTAAATCTGAAAAAGCTTTGAAGGGCAACTGGACAAagatctttttctcttttgcacaATTCAtatattttccttcctaaaCAAGACATCTGACTCCTCTGGACATTAAGAgatggtttctttttgtttgctaCACATTGAAACATTTCCAGCCAAAACACAAAGCTGTTTCTTCACACTTCTCCCAGCAGAAAGATTGAATTCCTTTACTCTGGCTGCTACCTCTTGTTCTTACAGACCATTCACATGTCTGCTCTCCAGTCACCTTTCATCTCTCAGACTATTTAACAAGTGTACCCATAAAAATCTTCATTATGCCCAAGAGAACTGTAGAGAATCTTTCTCTACTGATCATGCACAGCattatttaaaagcattatACAAATCATATAAACTGGGAAAACAAAGGCCATACACGCTTCTCAAATGATGTTTTCTCTATGTTGAGAATGTTGAAAAGATTATCCCAAAGATATAAAATCCCATGTACTCATTCCTACTGTAAACTAGTGTATTTGTGAATCTTTCCTCAACTTCCATTTTTATATCTGAAGAATATCCTATAAAAATGAGGTATGCAGCAGTATGATGCTCAGGGTCTTCACAGCTTTATTCTGTCACAGCACTGGATCTCAGCCTTCACAACACTTCTGCTTTGTCTGCAGAGTCGAACAGATTCATACACGGGACATTACCCAGCTGGAACATCGGTACAGAACATTATTCACTGGCAGCAGGTATAGCTGTGCTGACACATAAACACCCTTAGTATGGCTTTTTATCCAACTGGCAGCCAACAGGGGAATCCACAGGTGACAGATCTGGAAATCTGCCCATCACATCTTCTCACCTGTCACAGAGGGAGCCCTGTTCCCCATGGCTCACCAGAtcattccccaaatttcccctctgGCACCAGGCTCTGAGATTTCCCCAGGGCACATCACACCTCTCTTGGCTCTAATGGCTTCCAGCCTTCATCCTTATTGATGGAGATGTGtgcagaaagctgcagaagtGAACACAAGCACAGTCTAGGCACTTGGCAGGTGGGATAAGTGAACTTTACAGTCAGGGATGAACCAGACAAAGAAGGGATTTAGGTTAAAACTCATCTCCCAGAGGGTTAATTGCAGCCTTGATTACCTCCAAAACCAGTTTACTGCACAAATGCTTCTGCAGGCACAATGGCAAAATGGGGAACTGCCTCTTCTGCTGGTACCTCATGCCActtccagacccaagcttgTTCTGCCTAGGCTCCAAATCAGACTAGGACAAGATGGCATTGGCTCAGAAACACATCACCCAAACACATCAAGTCAACTGTGAACTTAAGTGAACCCTAAGTGCACTGTGCCACTTAAAGCAGCCCTTAAATACATGTGTGCTGCTGTACATCCCCTGCCCAAAATTCCTGGTATGCAGAACAGAaacccagcacccagagccagAAAACAGAGATGAGCTAGCAGATTTCTATCATATCCTCAGTTACTTAGAGGTTTAGATCAAAAAAGAATGCACACACATTATCAGTAAGACAGGTTAACCctttattattttgatattCCTTTTAGACAGAACACAGAAGACAAGAGTTTAATGCTAAGGCAATCACACTCAGCTCCCAATATGCTTGTATGCAGTTCAGAGCCTCAGATATCATTGCCACTACTGTGAGCAGACCAGAGCAGACCAAGCAGGCACACAAAAGTTGAGGATTTTGAGGAGGTATCCCAGGCTAGTGAGAGCCCTGACATGCTCCTGCATCACGAAGAGCTACTAATTATCATTAGCTAACTAAAGAGCAAATTAAGATTGGGTAGCAAGGCTTTAATAACTAAACACAACAAGGATGGTGGTTGAAGATCAAGAGAAAATGTTAGCGAGGGGAAAGGTGGTGAAACCACTTAACCCATAATCCCTCCTCAGTATCCCTGGAATCCTGTCTACTGCTGGAAACTTGAGTTCAATCACATGCAAGAAAACAACTCCTGCACTCTGTCCCTTAACTGATTTTATCTGCCCTGAGTCTCTTAACTCATTTTATCTGCCCTTGTTACAATATTAACAGATAAAACATGCAGACCAATTTCAAGCTTATGACTATGGCTGTaaggaaaacatgaagaaatacAACCAGGTAAGGCAATTCATTTTTCTGAGAACTCATCCTTGGGTCCTGGAAAAACCAAGAATAGAAAAATTCATATATTAGCACCTTGAATGCTacaaaaggaagggaagggtggTCTTAGGTAAAGCTTCACCTGAATCTAATAGTCATGATTGTCAGAGTCTATTCACAAACACGGCATATACAGATTTTTGCAGCCTCCCCTACTGATGCAGGGATGTGTCCAACAACATGTCAGCTTACCTGCCATTCCCAAAAGGCTAAGAGTCAACCCAGGTCCCAGACTGGATGAGTACAGAGctcttccccaaaaatcctcaaagtCTGCGTTTCAGTTAAACACTACAAtggtgatgaaaaaaaaaagtggaaatgcATACCTTGGTTTTCAGAGGCTACTTGCTGTAAAAATTAAACTTAAGGGATGGTTCAGTATGGCACAGTGGAGACTGCTGAGAAGAACTAAAGAGTCCTgtatggaaaaaaggaaacaggcaAAATTTGGTCTATAGGAGCTTTATTTACTGTGTAGTCAACACTTGAAAATGCTCTGATCCTCTTGCAACACTTTTAACTCATCTGATTATTTTTTGAGGTTTGATCAGATCAGTTGACTTGCAGAGTGCTTTGTGAGTCAGGGCAGGTTATTTCATGGGTGGCACATTATTTTGCAAGTCGATAAAGATTCCAAGGACACCTTCCTTCTCAGACACCTTGCATACACACATACGGTCTTTAAACATCTGAAGTTTAAACTTTTAAATGGGCAATGCTTTATTCCCAATGATGTGGAAGGTTAGGAAATGTCCCAAAAAGCAGTCAAGAAGAAAGATAACTGAACTCTCCTTTAATAAGGGTAAGTTTCAAAACATCTTGTGCACGGTCCCTTGCCACACTGAC from Camarhynchus parvulus chromosome 6, STF_HiC, whole genome shotgun sequence harbors:
- the LOC115905039 gene encoding lysosomal acid lipase/cholesteryl ester hydrolase-like, whose protein sequence is MWCLLLLLCSQGIAFSAGFTAASTAGVDTSHCKRRNPECFMNVSEIIRYHGFPSEEYEVPTEDGYILGVFRIPSGRNSHNAGKKPAVLLHHGFLSDSIHWIANLPNNSLGFILADAGYDVWLGNSRGDTWSLKHKTLKPCQKEFWQFSFDEIGKYDIPAELNFIMNKTGQKDVYYIGHSEGSAAGFIALSTYPDMPQKIKAFFALAPVTTITHSTSPLITIALLPQPLIRLLLGCKGALQYNELMKGPVTRFCACLGKVCGNIFCYLVGGMIQNMNTSRTDSYTGHYPAGTSVQNIIHWQQIKHADQFQAYDYGCKENMKKYNQTAPPAYKIEEIKVPTAVWSGGQDKFADPKDIARLLPRITNLIYHEHFPTWGHLDFLWGLDAAEKMYLKIIELLKKYA